Proteins found in one Amycolatopsis umgeniensis genomic segment:
- a CDS encoding ammonium transporter, which yields MLNAGDTAWVLISAALVMLMTPGLAFFYGGMVRAKSVLNMLMMNFIALAVVGVLWTLYGFTMAFGNDIGGGLLGNFDFAGLSNISGKLAGFATAATDTAPEVAWPGADGLPLFAFVMFQLMFAIITPALISGAIADRAKFWGWTLFVAVWVTIVYFPVAHWVFSFNGFIGADSVGGWIANQLKALDFAGGTAVHINAGAAGLALAIVLGKRKGWPKGTGRPHNVPFVLLGAALLWFGWYGFNAGSSLAANDLAAVAFTNTTVATAAAILGWLIIEQIKVGKPTTLGAASGAVAGLVAITPAAGFVSPLGAIAIGLIAGALCALAISLKFRFGFDDSLDVVGVHLVGGLVGTLLIGFFGTTSVNSLGVDGLFYGGGLGQLGKQALAAAVVLGYSFVLTFVIGWVIKKLGGFRVSAEDEVSGIDEAQHAESAYDFTGSGGGLGQPTSIPVKAPTGNAATKLEESKA from the coding sequence GTGCTGAACGCAGGAGACACGGCATGGGTACTGATCAGCGCCGCGCTGGTCATGCTCATGACACCGGGATTGGCGTTCTTCTACGGCGGCATGGTCCGCGCGAAGAGCGTCTTGAACATGCTGATGATGAACTTCATCGCGCTCGCCGTCGTCGGTGTCCTCTGGACGCTGTACGGCTTCACGATGGCTTTCGGCAACGATATCGGCGGCGGATTGCTCGGTAACTTCGACTTCGCCGGACTCTCGAACATCTCCGGCAAACTCGCCGGGTTCGCGACCGCCGCGACCGACACCGCGCCCGAGGTCGCCTGGCCCGGCGCGGACGGGCTGCCGCTGTTCGCCTTCGTGATGTTCCAGCTGATGTTCGCGATCATCACGCCCGCGCTGATCTCCGGTGCCATCGCCGACCGCGCCAAGTTCTGGGGCTGGACGCTGTTCGTCGCGGTGTGGGTGACCATCGTGTACTTCCCGGTGGCGCACTGGGTGTTCTCGTTCAACGGCTTCATCGGCGCGGACTCGGTCGGCGGCTGGATCGCCAACCAGCTCAAGGCACTCGACTTCGCGGGCGGTACGGCGGTCCACATCAACGCCGGTGCGGCCGGTCTGGCGCTCGCGATCGTGCTCGGCAAGCGCAAGGGCTGGCCGAAGGGCACCGGACGTCCGCACAACGTGCCGTTCGTGCTGCTGGGCGCCGCGTTGCTGTGGTTCGGCTGGTACGGCTTCAACGCCGGTTCGTCGCTGGCCGCCAACGACCTCGCCGCCGTCGCGTTCACCAACACCACCGTCGCCACCGCGGCCGCGATCCTCGGCTGGCTGATCATCGAGCAGATCAAGGTCGGCAAGCCGACCACCCTCGGCGCCGCTTCCGGTGCCGTCGCGGGTCTCGTCGCGATCACCCCGGCCGCCGGATTCGTCAGCCCGCTGGGTGCCATCGCCATCGGCCTCATCGCCGGTGCCCTGTGCGCACTGGCGATCAGCCTCAAGTTCCGCTTCGGTTTCGACGACTCCCTCGACGTCGTCGGCGTCCACCTCGTGGGTGGTCTCGTCGGTACGCTGCTCATCGGCTTCTTCGGCACCACCAGCGTCAACTCGCTCGGCGTCGACGGCCTGTTCTACGGCGGCGGTCTCGGCCAGCTCGGCAAGCAGGCCCTCGCGGCCGCCGTGGTCCTCGGCTACTCGTTCGTGCTCACCTTCGTCATCGGCTGGGTGATCAAGAAGCTCGGCGGGTTCCGCGTCAGCGCGGAGGACGAGGTCAGTGGTATCGATGAGGCCCAGCACGCGGAGAGCGCGTACGACTTCACCGGTTCGGGCGGCGGCCTCGGCCAGCCGACCAGCATCCCGGTCAAGGCGCCCACCGGCAACGCGGCCACGAAACTCGAGGAGAGCAAGGCATGA
- a CDS encoding putative RNA methyltransferase yields the protein MNARASGNHPLPPEIVRSLRCSVCGDPVGSSERTVRCERGHSFDVAKQGYVNLLHARIPAGTADTAPMVTARVDLLSSGVYLPLADALAKVASEQVKDGLIIDAGAGTGYYLAHVLDAVPAAHGLALDVSAVALRRAARAHTRASAAVWNLWEPWPVADSSSSLILNVFAPRNAPEFHRVLAADGLLAVATPNPGHLRELGDLVISVDGGKDARLEETLGERFDRVDRREVTERVTLSPAQIRQVVEMGPSAHHLHRGGRRERLDAITEPVDVTTSFSVTLYRPVP from the coding sequence ATGAACGCGCGTGCATCCGGCAATCACCCACTGCCACCGGAGATCGTCCGGTCGCTGCGGTGTTCGGTCTGCGGTGACCCGGTCGGGTCGAGCGAGCGCACGGTGCGTTGTGAACGGGGCCACTCGTTCGACGTAGCGAAGCAGGGTTACGTCAACCTTCTGCACGCGCGCATCCCGGCGGGCACGGCGGACACCGCGCCGATGGTCACGGCTCGCGTCGACCTCCTCTCTTCGGGCGTCTATCTGCCTCTCGCCGACGCCCTCGCGAAGGTGGCCTCGGAGCAGGTGAAGGACGGGCTGATCATCGACGCCGGCGCGGGCACGGGGTACTACCTCGCGCACGTCCTCGACGCCGTCCCCGCCGCGCACGGACTGGCGCTCGACGTCTCCGCCGTCGCCCTGCGCCGGGCCGCTCGCGCGCACACGCGCGCGAGCGCGGCCGTGTGGAATCTGTGGGAACCCTGGCCTGTCGCGGACTCGAGCTCGTCGCTGATCCTCAACGTCTTCGCACCCCGCAACGCACCGGAGTTCCACCGCGTCCTGGCCGCCGACGGGCTGCTGGCCGTCGCGACGCCGAATCCCGGCCACCTCCGGGAGCTGGGCGACCTGGTGATCTCCGTCGACGGCGGCAAGGACGCACGGCTGGAGGAAACCCTCGGTGAGCGCTTCGACCGGGTGGACCGCCGCGAGGTCACCGAACGGGTGACGCTGTCGCCCGCGCAGATCCGCCAGGTCGTCGAGATGGGTCCGAGCGCGCACCACCTCCACCGCGGCGGACGCCGCGAGCGGCTCGACGCGATCACCGAGCCGGTGGACGTCACCACGTCGTTCAGCGTCACGCTGTACCGGCCGGTGCCCTGA